Proteins encoded in a region of the Pseudomonas syringae KCTC 12500 genome:
- a CDS encoding xanthine dehydrogenase family protein molybdopterin-binding subunit gives MNQPFSPMGKPVDRVDGRLKVTGGARYAGEYPEEGLLYGSVVSSTIANGRVASIDTSEALKVPGVVAVIDHTNRPWLASYDENYEDADSADGSPFRPFYNDNVMYSGQPLALVVADTLELARHAGSLVRIEYEQQEHQTDLQAMLDTAYDAPAELPPPRGNFEGELASSALSVDVTYSTPSEYHNPMEPHASTVLYQADGSLQIHDKTQGTQNCQDYLHKVFGLEKDKIRVLAAFVGGAFGSGLRPQYQLPLAVMAALHLKRSVRLTLTRQQMFTFGYRPRTVQRLRLGAAANGRLLAVGHEAIGQTSRFEDFSEHVVEWSGMLYHCDNVQLTYKLVPLDVFTPLDMRAPGAALGMIGLECAMDELAYALAIDPVRLRLTNYAERNGNEDKPYSSKELRECYAQGAERFGWSSRNPEPRSMRQGRQLVGWGMAGGVWEAMQMKASAKARLQADGKLVVSSATTDIGTGTYTVMTQIAAESSGIEVDNVSFLLGDSSLPTAPLQGGSFTVSSVGTAVQQACQALQRQVLEVAKGLHPQFASVTPDEVRFEAGKLYVGDQALSMAELAASQAHGVIEVQVDAEPDKKREAYAAATHSAVFVEVLVDEDLGTIKVNRVVSAVAAGRVVNPKMARSQILGGVVWGMGMALQEEAMLDHDLGRPMNHSLAEYHIPVNADIGDIDVLFVEEHDDIVNALGSKGVGEIGIVGVPAAIANAIYHATGKRIREFPITLDKLL, from the coding sequence ATGAACCAGCCATTTTCGCCAATGGGCAAGCCTGTGGACCGCGTCGACGGCCGATTGAAAGTGACCGGTGGCGCACGTTACGCCGGCGAATACCCTGAAGAAGGGTTGCTGTATGGCAGCGTGGTCTCCAGCACCATCGCCAACGGTCGCGTCGCCAGCATCGATACAAGCGAAGCGTTGAAGGTTCCGGGTGTGGTCGCTGTCATTGACCACACCAATCGTCCGTGGCTGGCCAGTTACGACGAAAACTATGAGGACGCCGATTCGGCCGACGGTTCGCCGTTTCGTCCTTTTTACAACGACAACGTGATGTACAGCGGCCAACCACTCGCGCTGGTCGTCGCCGATACGCTGGAGCTGGCGCGGCACGCCGGCTCGCTGGTGCGTATCGAATACGAGCAGCAGGAGCACCAGACCGATCTGCAGGCTATGCTCGACACCGCCTATGACGCGCCTGCCGAATTGCCGCCGCCGCGTGGCAACTTCGAGGGGGAACTGGCCAGCTCGGCGTTGAGCGTGGACGTGACGTACAGCACGCCCAGCGAATACCACAACCCGATGGAACCGCATGCGTCGACCGTCCTGTATCAGGCCGACGGCAGCTTGCAGATTCACGACAAGACCCAAGGCACGCAAAACTGTCAGGACTACCTGCACAAGGTCTTCGGCCTGGAAAAGGACAAGATCCGTGTGCTGGCCGCCTTTGTCGGTGGTGCTTTCGGTTCTGGCCTGCGCCCGCAGTATCAGTTGCCGCTGGCGGTGATGGCTGCACTGCACCTCAAGCGCTCCGTGCGCCTGACGCTGACCCGGCAGCAGATGTTCACCTTCGGTTATCGCCCGCGCACTGTTCAGCGCCTGCGTCTGGGCGCGGCTGCCAACGGTCGTTTGCTGGCGGTCGGTCATGAGGCCATCGGGCAGACTTCGCGCTTCGAGGACTTCAGCGAGCACGTCGTGGAGTGGAGCGGCATGCTCTACCACTGCGACAACGTGCAGCTGACCTACAAACTGGTGCCGCTGGACGTCTTTACGCCGCTCGACATGCGTGCGCCCGGTGCTGCCCTGGGCATGATCGGCCTGGAATGCGCCATGGACGAACTGGCTTACGCCTTGGCCATCGACCCGGTGCGCCTGCGCCTGACCAACTACGCCGAGCGCAACGGTAACGAAGACAAGCCGTATTCGAGCAAGGAATTGCGCGAATGCTACGCACAGGGTGCCGAACGCTTTGGCTGGTCCAGCCGCAACCCTGAGCCCCGCAGCATGCGCCAAGGCCGCCAGCTGGTTGGCTGGGGCATGGCGGGTGGTGTCTGGGAGGCCATGCAGATGAAGGCCAGCGCCAAGGCGCGCTTGCAAGCGGACGGCAAGCTGGTGGTCAGCAGTGCTACCACCGACATCGGCACCGGCACTTACACCGTGATGACGCAGATCGCTGCAGAGTCGTCGGGTATCGAGGTGGATAACGTCAGCTTCCTGCTGGGCGACTCTTCGTTGCCGACTGCGCCGTTGCAGGGCGGCTCGTTCACGGTGTCTTCAGTCGGTACTGCGGTGCAACAGGCCTGCCAGGCGTTGCAGCGTCAGGTACTGGAAGTTGCCAAAGGGCTGCATCCGCAATTCGCTTCTGTAACGCCGGATGAGGTGCGCTTCGAAGCGGGCAAGCTGTATGTCGGCGATCAGGCGCTATCGATGGCTGAACTGGCAGCGTCTCAGGCCCATGGTGTCATTGAGGTGCAAGTCGACGCCGAGCCGGACAAGAAGCGCGAAGCCTATGCGGCAGCCACGCACTCGGCGGTGTTCGTCGAAGTGCTGGTCGACGAGGATCTGGGCACTATCAAGGTCAATCGTGTGGTCAGTGCCGTCGCAGCGGGCAGGGTAGTGAACCCGAAAATGGCGCGCAGTCAGATTCTGGGTGGCGTTGTCTGGGGCATGGGCATGGCGCTTCAGGAAGAGGCGATGCTTGACCACGACCTGGGCCGTCCGATGAACCACAGCCTGGCCGAGTACCACATCCCGGTGAACGCTGACATTGGTGATATCGACGTGCTGTTTGTCGAAGAGCACGACGACATTGTCAACGCGCTGGGTTCCAAGGGCGTCGGCGAGATCGGCATTGTGGGTGTGCCGGCAGCGATTGCCAACGCGATCTATCACGCCACCGGCAAACGGATCCGCGAGTTTCCGATCACGCTGGATAAGCTGTTGTAA
- a CDS encoding FAD binding domain-containing protein, with product MNPFTYSKPTDITAAVNLSGPATRFIAGGTNLLDLMKENVATPEHLIDITGLPLRDVSETASGGVMIGALVSNADLAYHPLIEARYPLLSKAVLAGASPQLRNMASTGGNLLQRTRCYYFYDTGVPCNKREPGSGCPARTGLNRIHAILGASEDCVATHPSDMCVALAALEAVVHVQGRAGRRTIEFADFHRLPGDAPQRDNQLADDELIVAVELPANGFVSHNAYLKIRDRASYAFALISVAAAIDLDGDVIRDVRLALGGVAHKPWRDKAVETLLVGKPVTRENFAAAADAMLEDAQPLEHNGFKVRLARRAIIRALSDAATGGSAQ from the coding sequence ATGAATCCGTTCACCTACAGCAAGCCGACCGACATCACTGCGGCGGTCAACCTGAGCGGACCGGCCACGCGTTTCATTGCGGGCGGCACCAATCTGCTTGACCTGATGAAAGAAAACGTCGCCACGCCCGAGCACCTGATCGACATCACTGGCCTGCCTTTAAGGGATGTCAGTGAGACCGCCTCGGGCGGTGTGATGATCGGTGCGTTGGTCAGCAACGCCGACCTGGCCTATCACCCGCTGATCGAAGCGCGTTACCCGCTGCTGAGCAAAGCCGTGCTGGCCGGTGCTTCGCCGCAGCTGCGCAACATGGCCAGTACCGGCGGCAACCTGCTGCAACGCACCCGCTGCTACTACTTCTATGACACCGGCGTGCCGTGCAACAAGCGCGAGCCGGGCAGTGGCTGCCCGGCGCGCACCGGCCTGAATCGCATTCACGCGATCCTGGGTGCCAGCGAGGACTGCGTCGCGACTCACCCGTCCGACATGTGCGTGGCACTTGCTGCGCTGGAGGCCGTGGTGCACGTTCAGGGACGTGCCGGTCGCCGCACCATCGAGTTCGCGGATTTCCATCGCCTGCCGGGTGATGCGCCGCAACGTGACAATCAGTTGGCTGACGATGAGTTGATTGTCGCCGTCGAGCTGCCTGCAAACGGCTTTGTCAGCCACAACGCTTATCTGAAGATCCGCGACCGTGCGTCCTACGCGTTTGCCCTGATATCGGTGGCTGCCGCCATCGATCTGGACGGCGACGTGATTCGCGACGTGCGTCTGGCATTGGGCGGTGTCGCGCACAAGCCGTGGCGCGACAAGGCCGTCGAAACACTGTTGGTCGGCAAGCCGGTCACCCGCGAGAACTTCGCCGCTGCCGCAGACGCCATGCTTGAAGATGCCCAGCCTCTGGAGCACAACGGTTTCAAAGTCAGACTGGCCCGCCGCGCGATCATCCGTGCCCTGAGCGATGCCGCAACAGGAGGGAGCGCCCAATGA
- a CDS encoding (2Fe-2S)-binding protein translates to MSATTPNPQDFAAHAISLTLNGQLRQLDVLPWTTLLDLLRDQLDLVGTKKGCDHGQCGACTVLRDGTRINACLTLAIMCDGAELTTIEGLADGDQLHPMQQAFIKNDAFQCGYCTPGQICSAVGLANEGRASTHAEIQELMSGNLCRCGAYSNILAAVEEALPQFHNAAPKPEVNA, encoded by the coding sequence ATGAGTGCAACGACCCCGAACCCCCAGGACTTCGCCGCCCACGCGATTTCCCTAACCCTGAACGGACAGCTCCGCCAACTGGATGTGCTGCCCTGGACCACCTTGCTTGACCTGCTGCGCGATCAGCTCGATCTGGTCGGCACCAAGAAAGGCTGCGACCACGGCCAGTGCGGTGCGTGTACCGTACTGCGCGACGGCACGCGCATCAATGCCTGCCTGACGCTGGCGATCATGTGTGACGGCGCCGAGCTGACCACCATTGAAGGCCTGGCCGATGGCGACCAGTTGCACCCCATGCAGCAGGCGTTCATCAAGAACGATGCGTTCCAGTGCGGCTACTGCACGCCCGGGCAAATCTGCTCGGCTGTCGGGCTTGCCAATGAGGGGCGCGCCAGCACGCATGCCGAGATTCAGGAACTGATGAGCGGTAACCTGTGCCGCTGCGGTGCCTACAGCAATATCCTCGCCGCCGTCGAAGAGGCGCTGCCTCAGTTCCACAATGCAGCGCCGAAGCCGGAGGTGAACGCATGA
- a CDS encoding NCS2 family permease, with translation MLERLFQLKAHNTNVRTEILAGVTTFLAMAYILFVNPSILGETGMDKGAVFVATCLAAAIGSTVMGLIANYPIALAPGMGLNAFFTYTVVLHMGHSWQVALGAVFISAVMFFILSIFRIREWIINSIPLPLRSAIAAGIGLFLALIALHNAGIVVSNPATMVGMGDLKQPAPVLATLGFFLIVALDYLKVRGAVLIGILAVTLVSIALGFSPFGGVVSMPPSLAPTFMQLDIMGALDVGLVSIIFAFLFVDIFDNSGTLIGVAKRAGLMGKDGHMPKMGRALIADSTAAMAGSLLGTSTTTSYIESAAGVSAGGRTGLTAVVVAVLFLLALFFAPLAGSVPAFATAPALLFVAVLMASGMAEIDWDDITVAAPVVITALAMPFTYSIANGIAFGFISWTAIKLLSGRWRELNSALVILSILFVIKLGWFNA, from the coding sequence ATGCTGGAAAGGCTGTTTCAACTCAAGGCACACAACACCAACGTGCGGACCGAGATTCTTGCGGGCGTCACGACTTTCCTGGCGATGGCTTACATCCTGTTCGTCAACCCGAGCATCCTCGGCGAAACCGGCATGGACAAGGGCGCGGTATTCGTCGCCACCTGCCTGGCAGCGGCCATCGGCTCGACGGTGATGGGCCTGATCGCCAACTACCCGATTGCTCTGGCACCGGGCATGGGCCTGAACGCCTTCTTTACCTACACCGTGGTCCTGCACATGGGCCACAGCTGGCAGGTAGCGCTGGGCGCGGTGTTCATTTCAGCGGTGATGTTCTTCATCCTGTCCATCTTCCGCATCCGTGAATGGATCATCAACAGCATTCCCCTGCCCCTGCGTTCGGCGATTGCGGCCGGTATCGGCCTGTTCCTGGCGCTGATCGCCCTGCATAACGCCGGAATCGTGGTCAGCAACCCGGCGACCATGGTCGGCATGGGCGATCTCAAGCAGCCCGCCCCGGTACTGGCGACGCTGGGCTTCTTTCTGATCGTAGCCCTGGACTACCTCAAGGTGCGCGGCGCCGTGCTGATCGGCATCCTAGCGGTGACCCTGGTGTCCATCGCCCTGGGCTTCTCGCCGTTTGGCGGTGTGGTGTCGATGCCGCCTTCGCTGGCACCGACCTTCATGCAACTGGACATCATGGGTGCGCTGGACGTCGGTCTGGTCAGCATCATCTTCGCCTTCCTGTTCGTCGACATCTTCGACAACTCCGGCACCCTGATCGGCGTGGCCAAACGCGCCGGGCTGATGGGCAAGGACGGGCACATGCCGAAGATGGGCCGTGCGCTGATCGCCGACAGTACTGCCGCGATGGCCGGCTCACTGCTGGGCACCTCGACCACCACCAGCTACATCGAGTCGGCGGCGGGCGTCAGCGCCGGTGGCCGCACAGGTCTGACTGCCGTGGTGGTCGCCGTGCTGTTTCTGCTGGCGCTGTTCTTCGCTCCACTGGCCGGCAGCGTGCCCGCCTTCGCGACGGCACCCGCGCTGCTGTTCGTCGCCGTGTTGATGGCGTCCGGCATGGCGGAAATCGACTGGGATGACATCACGGTCGCAGCGCCAGTAGTCATCACGGCCCTGGCCATGCCATTCACCTACTCCATCGCCAACGGCATTGCCTTTGGCTTCATTTCCTGGACAGCGATCAAGCTGCTGTCGGGACGCTGGCGCGAGCTGAATTCGGCGCTGGTGATTCTGTCGATCCTGTTCGTGATCAAGCTGGGCTGGTTCAACGCATGA
- the trmA gene encoding tRNA (uridine(54)-C5)-methyltransferase TrmA, whose product MSVPFDPASYDRQLEEKTVRLRELLAPFDAPEPQVFDSPREHYRLRAEFRLWREDQKRYYAMFAPGDNRTPILLEGLPIASERINALMPVLRERWEASPTLNHKLFQVDFLTTLAGDAMITLCYHRPLDAEWQAAAEQLAAELDVSLIGRSKGQKLVIGHDYVTEKLDVAGRTFSYRQPEGAFTQPNGTVNGKMLNWAFDALGERQDDLLELYCGNGNFTLPLATRVRKVLATEISKTSVNAALSNLDDNGVDNVTLVRLSAEELTEALNEVRPFRRLHGVDLKSYDFGSVFVDPPRAGMDPDTCELTRRFERILYISCNPETLAANIAQLHDTHRVERCALFDQFPYTHHMESGVLLVRR is encoded by the coding sequence ATGAGTGTTCCCTTCGACCCTGCGAGCTACGACCGTCAGCTCGAAGAAAAAACCGTCCGCCTGCGCGAGTTGCTGGCGCCGTTCGATGCACCCGAGCCGCAGGTGTTCGACTCGCCACGCGAACACTATCGGCTGCGCGCCGAGTTCCGCCTGTGGCGCGAAGACCAGAAGCGCTACTACGCGATGTTCGCGCCGGGCGATAACAGGACACCGATCCTGCTCGAAGGCCTGCCGATCGCCAGCGAGCGCATAAACGCGCTGATGCCGGTGCTGCGCGAGCGCTGGGAAGCCAGCCCGACGTTGAACCACAAGCTGTTTCAGGTGGACTTCCTGACCACGCTGGCAGGCGACGCGATGATCACCCTGTGCTATCACCGCCCGCTGGACGCCGAATGGCAGGCCGCAGCCGAGCAACTGGCCGCCGAACTGGACGTCAGCCTGATTGGCCGTTCCAAGGGTCAGAAGCTGGTCATCGGCCATGATTACGTGACCGAGAAGCTCGACGTGGCTGGCCGCACCTTCAGCTACCGGCAACCGGAAGGCGCTTTCACCCAGCCCAACGGCACGGTGAACGGCAAGATGCTCAACTGGGCCTTCGATGCGCTGGGCGAGCGGCAGGACGACCTGCTGGAGCTGTATTGCGGCAATGGCAACTTCACCCTGCCGCTGGCCACCCGCGTGCGCAAGGTACTGGCGACCGAAATCAGCAAGACCTCGGTCAATGCGGCGCTAAGCAACCTGGATGACAACGGCGTGGACAACGTCACGCTGGTGCGCTTGTCCGCCGAAGAACTGACCGAAGCCCTGAATGAAGTGCGCCCGTTCCGCCGTCTGCACGGTGTGGACTTGAAGAGCTACGATTTCGGCAGCGTGTTCGTCGACCCGCCCCGCGCCGGCATGGACCCGGACACCTGCGAACTGACCCGGCGCTTCGAGCGCATTCTGTACATATCCTGCAACCCGGAAACCCTGGCCGCCAACATCGCCCAACTGCACGACACCCACAGGGTCGAGCGCTGCGCACTGTTCGATCAGTTTCCGTACACCCACCACATGGAATCGGGCGTGCTGCTGGTTAGGCGCTGA